In Halobacteria archaeon AArc-dxtr1, the sequence CAGCGCCTGCCGGAGCGACGGGATATTGACTTCTTCCATCTGCTCGATCCAGCCCCAGTCGTTTTCGTCCCATTCCTCGGTCGTTCCCTCGACCGGTGTCAGCGGCGCGGCTTCGGTCGCATCGGTATCCTCGAGCAACACCTCGACCATCGGCGGATAGCTGCCGCCGTCGGTATCCTCGAACGGATCGTAGAGGATCGTATCGAGGTCGTTCTCGGAGACGACATCCATCATGTCGGTGATATCGGAAGCGGAAACGTCCTCGTCCGCAGAGACTCCCGTCGGGGTGTGGAGTTCGAAGTCGTACCGGTGTTCGACGTACTGGAAGGAGTCGTGGCCGGCGAAGACAGCAATATCCGACTCGGCGTCGGCCGCAACCGCTTCGAGTTCCTCGTCGACGGTCGCGAGTCGCTCGACGTAATCTGCTGCGTTTTCCTCGTACGTGTCGGCGTTGTCGGGATCGATGTCGGCGAGCGCCGCTGCGATCGTCTCGACGACGTCCTGAGCGATGACCGGGTCGACCCAGACGTGTGGATCCGGGGACTGTGGAGCCTCGCTGTCCTCGAGTTCTTCGACGACGTCGAGCGTGATGTTGTCGTTGCTGGTATCCCAGATCACGTCGCCGTCTGCGACGAGTTCGATGACGACTCGCGTTCGCCCCTCTTCGGTTGCCTCGAAGACGAGATGGTCGCCCCGGGCGTCGATCTCGACGACCTCGGCCGCGCCGTCGACGATGTAGGCGTCGACCTGGAACTGTTCGTCCTCGCCCAGCGGAAGCACGTTCCCATCTGCATCTTCGAAGACGGGAACGACGCGGGAAGACTCGTCACGAAGCGTCTCGGGTAGATTTCCGTGCCAGTGGTCGCCGTGCCAGTAGGCGATTTCCTCGTCGGTGCGTCCGTCATAAAGGTCGAGCCCACCGACCTCTACGGTGTCCGGGTCGAAGTCGTGGTCGTCGTCCGCCTCGCGGTCGCCGTTTCCACGCCCCATCGGTATCAGATGGTGCTCGAGGCCGGCCATCGCGTCGACGATCTCGACGTGGTCGTAGTCGGCTTCGAGCGAGGTAGCGGCGTCCTGTGCCCAGCTAAACTCCGGCGTATCGAGGTAGAGGAAGATGCCGGCGTCGGCGATGTTTCGCTGTAAGTCGCCTTCGGGCTCCCAACCGTGTCCCATTCGACCGGTCGGAACCGGATTCTCGAACTCCATGGCGTCGCCAGAGATTTCTTCGGCCCAATCCCATAGCGCAAAGAACGCGGCGTAGCCGCTGTCAGGCGTTTCCTCACCAAAGGGGCTGTCGAGGCAGCCGGCGACTGCGCCGAGTGCCATCGCACCGGCGCCGGTCTGGAGTAGTGAACGGCGTGAGTAATTCATATCAACTCATTCTGCTGGAGTGGGTAAAAGCGTTATTATCTAAATTAAGTTTTTTAATAACGAGTGTTGGTGGACGACATCCCCGCTAGTAACCGAACCGACGGTTCGAAGGAGTTGCACCACAAGCGGTTGCTCGGAAACACGAACAGTCAAATCGGAGAGAGGCGCAGGACAGCGGTCAGTTACGCGTCGACTGGAGGCAGATCAGTGGTCGTCGACCGAGATTGCGATCGGTTCGGTCTCCCAGTCAGCGTGGTCGTCGTGCCAGAGCATGAAGACCACTTCCGTCTCGCCTTCCTCCTCGCCGTGGATGTGGACGTGGTCACCGTGGAAGTCCTCGTCTTCGTCGATCGAGACGATTCCTTCCTCGGCGTCGTCTGCGACTCGGACGCCGAGTTCGTACTCCTCGTCGTGACCGATGTGAATCTCGTGTTCGTCGTGGTCGTAGAACTCACCGCCCAGAGAGACGTTGTCGCCGGGGTGGATGTGGGGCAGTTCGCCGTGCCAGTGGCCGTCGTGGTAGTCGGCAACCTCTTCGTGGGGGTCCTCGGCGCGGTCGAGAATCACCAGTTCGTCGACGTCGTCGCTGCCGTGATCGTGGTCGTGATCGTGGTCGTCACCGACCTCGACTTCGAGCTCGGGTGACTCGTAGACGACCTCGCCGTCCTCCGTCAGCTGGAAGACGATGTCGGTAAAGCCCTCCTCCTCGCCGTAGAGGTGGACGTGGTCGCCGTGGAAGTCCTCGTCCGGATCGCTCTCGACGATGCCCTCTTGGGCGCCGTCGGCAACGTGGACTTCGAGCTCGATTCCGTCACCGAGTTCGACCGTGTCGCCGTCTTCGTCTTCGACGTCTGCACCCAGTGAAAGGTTGTCGCCGTGTGGGACCAGCAGCGGATCGCCGTGCCAGTGGTCGCCGTGGACGTAGACCGGGACGCTGTCGTCGTCTCGGTCGATAACCTCGAACTCTTCGACGTCGATATCCTCCGGCTCGTCTTCGCCACCGAGACAGCCAGCGAGGCCCGCAATCGCGAGTCCGCCCGTCGCAGTGAGCACGTGTCGCCGCGGAACCGTTCGGCGTTCGTTGTTAGACATCACTCGTTCTTTGGCCCA encodes:
- a CDS encoding zinc ABC transporter substrate-binding protein, which translates into the protein MNYSRRSLLQTGAGAMALGAVAGCLDSPFGEETPDSGYAAFFALWDWAEEISGDAMEFENPVPTGRMGHGWEPEGDLQRNIADAGIFLYLDTPEFSWAQDAATSLEADYDHVEIVDAMAGLEHHLIPMGRGNGDREADDDHDFDPDTVEVGGLDLYDGRTDEEIAYWHGDHWHGNLPETLRDESSRVVPVFEDADGNVLPLGEDEQFQVDAYIVDGAAEVVEIDARGDHLVFEATEEGRTRVVIELVADGDVIWDTSNDNITLDVVEELEDSEAPQSPDPHVWVDPVIAQDVVETIAAALADIDPDNADTYEENAADYVERLATVDEELEAVAADAESDIAVFAGHDSFQYVEHRYDFELHTPTGVSADEDVSASDITDMMDVVSENDLDTILYDPFEDTDGGSYPPMVEVLLEDTDATEAAPLTPVEGTTEEWDENDWGWIEQMEEVNIPSLRQALRAD